The Salvia miltiorrhiza cultivar Shanhuang (shh) chromosome 1, IMPLAD_Smil_shh, whole genome shotgun sequence genome has a window encoding:
- the LOC131006259 gene encoding glucosamine inositolphosphorylceramide transferase 1-like has translation MGSSQIAASGGGGSKNGSNEKCALSPAFAFFLFSFVVLGSIGSLYARLMLAANVRAGITARGCEEDNEGSWAIGIYYGDSPFSLKPIEAMNIWKEKTAAWPVANPVVTCASLSDSGFPSNFVADPFLFLQGNTLYLFYETKNSITMQGDIGVARSVDKGATWEQLGIALDEDWHLSYPYVFEYNGNIYMMPEGSAKGDLRLYRATNFPLKWTLDRVVMKKPLVDSFMIPHEGKYWLFGSDHSGIGTRKNGQLEIWYSISPLGPWRPHKKNPIYNTDKSVGARNGGRPFVYNGNLYRVGQDCGETYGHRIRVFKVTVLTTLEFREVEVPLGINEPVKGRNSWNGARNHHLDVQQLGSGEWVAVLDGDRVPSGDAMHRFILGSAIVMAVATLIVLVGMLLGAVKCIVPLSWCPHDIGKRSDGFLAWERSNFFSSKLRLFCSRLNRGCSSLRARIRPHTWTGTLVVVSTVLIATVLMCTGVKYISGGSGAEEPYAVEGHYSQFTLLTMTYDARLWNLKMYVKHYSRCASVREIVVVWNKGTPPRPSDFDSAVPVRVRVEKRNSLNNRFKADPLIETRAVLELDDDIMMTCDDIERGFRVWRANPDRIVGFYPRLVGAGRLRYRGEKHARKHGRYNMILTGAAFLDGRAAFERYWSEEAEAGRAVVDRLFNCEDVLMNYLYANASSSGGAVVEYVRPAWAIDTSKFSGVAISRNTQAHYGVRSKCLKEFAGMYGNLSHKKSEFSRRKDGWDV, from the exons ATGGGCTCGAGCCAAATCGCCGCctccggcggcggcgggagCAAGAATGGGAGTAACGAGAAGTGCGCTCTGTCGCCAGCTTTTGcgtttttcttgttttcctttGTCGTTTTGGGGTCGATTGGGAGCCTCTACGCGAGGCTTATGCTTGCTGCTAACGTGCGCGCGGGGATCACTGCACGCGGCTGCGAAGAAGACAATGAGGGCTCGTGGGCTATTGGCATTTACTACGGCGACTCCCCCTTTTCTCTTAAACCCATTGAAGct ATGAATATTTGGAAGGAGAAGACTGCAGCTTGGCCTGTGGCTAATCCAGTTGTCACTTGTGCCTCACTTTCTGATTCTGGTTTTCCCAGTAACTTTGTTGCTgacccttttctttttcttcag GGCAATACTCTTTACCTGTTCTACGAAACAAAAAATTCGATAACAATGCAAGGCGACATCGGAGTTGCACGAAGTGTAGATAAGGGAGCAACGTGGGAGCAGTTGGGGATCGCCCTCGATGAAGATTGGCATCTCTCCTATCCGTATGTCTTCGAGTACAATGGAAAC ATATATATGATGCCCGAGGGCAGTGCAAAAGGGGATCTCCGTCTCTATCGTGCAACCAACTTCCCTCTGAAATGGACATTGGACCGGGTCGTCATGAAGAAGCCGCTTGTGGATTCTTTCATGATTCCTCATGAGGGCAAGTACTGGCTTTTTGGTTCCGATCACAGTGGCATTGGCACGCGAAAAAACGGGCAGCTGGAGATCTGGTATAGCATCTCGCCTCTCGGTCCGTGGAGACCTCACAAGAAAAACCCGATATACAACACGGACAAGAGCGTGGGAGCTCGGAATGGGGGGAGGCCTTTCGTGTATAATGGAAACCTCTACCGTGTAGGTCAAGACTGCGGTGAGACATACGGGCACCGGATACGTGTATTCAAAGTAACCGTTCTAACAACTCTGGAGTTTAGAGAAGTCGAGGTGCCCTTGGGCATTAACGAGCCAGTTAAGGGACGAAATTCGTGGAATGGCGCTCGCAATCACCACCTTGATGTGCAGCAGCTCGGCTCCGGTGAGTGGGTTGCAGTTCTAGACGGAGACCGAGTTCCATCAGGAGATGCTATGCATCGCTTCATTCTTGGCTCTGCTATAGTTATGGCGGTTGCTACGCTCATCGTGCTCGTTGGAATGCTTCTCGGAGCTGTGAAGTGTATCGTGCCTTTGAGTTGGTGCCCCCACGATATTGGGAAGAGGAGCGACGGTTTCTTGGCTTGGGAGAGGTCGAATTTTTTCTCCTCCAAGCTACGGCTCTTCTGCAGCCGCCTGAACAGAGGATGCTCGTCTCTTCGCGCTAGGATAAGGCCGCACACGTGGACTGGAACACTCGTCGTGGTTTCAACAGTGTTGATCGCCACGGTGCTAATGTGCACCGGAGTTAAGTATATATCCGGAGGGAGCGGCGCGGAGGAGCCGTACGCGGTGGAGGGGCACTACTCGCAGTTCACGCTACTAACGATGACCTACGATGCCCGGCTATGGAATCTGAAAATGTACGTAAAGCATTACTCGAGATGCGCCTCGGTGAGAGAGATCGTCGTGGTGTGGAACAAAGGAACGCCGCCCCGGCCGAGCGACTTCGACTCGGCCGTGCCGGTGCGGGTGAGAGTCGAGAAGCGTAACTCGCTCAACAACCGGTTCAAGGCGGATCCTCTGATCGAGACTCGAGCGGTCCTCGAGCTCGACGACGACATCATGATGACTTGCGACGACATCGAGCGCGGGTTTAGGGTTTGGCGGGCGAATCCCGACCGGATCGTCGGTTTCTACCCGCGCCTCGTTGGCGCGGGCCGGTTGAGGTACAGAGGCGAGAAGCACGCCCGGAAGCACGGCAGGTACAACATGATCCTTACGGGGGCCGCGTTCCTCGACGGCCGGGCCGCGTTCGAGAGGTATTGGAGCGAGGAGGCCGAGGCCGGGAGAGCCGTGGTGGATAGGCTCTTCAACTGTGAGGATGTGTTGATGAACTACTTGTACGCGAATGCGAGCTCGTCGGGGGGCGCCGTCGTCGAGTACGTGAGGCCGGCGTGGGCGATCGACACGTCGAAATTCTCCGGCGTGGCGATTAGCAGGAACACACAAGCTCATTATGGAGTTAGGAGCAAGTGTTTGAAGGAGTTTGCTGGTATGTATGGTAATTTAAGTCATAAAAAGTCTGAGTTTAGCAGAAGGAAGGATGGTTGGGATgtatag
- the LOC131006265 gene encoding probable U3 small nucleolar RNA-associated protein 7, giving the protein MGVKAAKVQKVNPSPAVEQSEEEKMKVQKYMRGEAADLGELQDKKLKGQLAVREELYGKSAQAAFQAEKWLMPSEGGYLEVEGIEKTWRIKQDAIAAEVDILSSRKQFDIVLPDFGPYTLDFSLSGRYMIAAGRKGHMALLDMKNMDLIKEFQVRETVRDVVFLHNQKLFAAAQKKYVYMYSDNGTEMHCLKEHGAVTKLQFLNKHFLLTSINKFGQLHYQDITTGEMIGNYRTGLGRSDTMEVNSYNNVIGVGHSGGTVSMWKPTSAAPLVKMLCHQGPVTAMAFHSNGHLMATAGMERKIKLWDLRKFEVLQTLPGSTKTMQFSQKGLLAAATGSFVQVFGDLSGSQEYSRYMGHSIAKGYQIRKVQFRPYEDVLALGHSKGWSSILIPGSGEPNFDTWVANPFETRKQRNEKEVRSLLDKLPPETIMLDPTKIGSVKPAMKKEMPTKQDREAEMEAAIEGAKNTSFKKKTKGRSKPSKMTKKKQEAIMRAKKPFLEKQDEKVKKKRKRIEEENQLPKSLQRFARKVPAS; this is encoded by the exons ATGGGGGTGAAGGCGGCAAAAGTGCAGAAAGTGAATCCCTCACCTGCCGTAGAGCAG TCTGAagaggagaaaatgaaagtacaGAAATATATGCGAGGGGAAGCTGCTGATTTGGGG GAACTACAAGATAAGAAATTGAAGGGTCAGTTGGCTGTGAGGGAAGAATTGTATGGGAAGTCTGCGCAAGCTGCTTTTCAGGCTGAGAAG TGGCTTATGCCAAGTGAAGGAGGTTATCTGGAAGTTGAGGGTATAGAGAAAACATGGAGGATTAAGCAGGACGCAATAGCTGCTGAAGTAGATATCTTGAGTTCGAGAAAACAATTTGATATTGTCTTGCCAG ATTTTGGCCCCTATACTCTGGATTTCTCCTTGAGTGGTCGATATATGATAGCCGCTGGAAGAAAAGGTCATATGGCCCTTCTTGACATGAAAAATATGGACCTCATTAAAGAATTTCAG GTTAGAGAGACTGTTCGTGATGTGGTATTTTTGCATAATCAGAAGCTTTTCGCTGCTGCTCAAAAGAA GTATGTGTACATGTATAGCGACAATGGTACTGAAATGCACTGCCTCAAG GAGCATGGTGCTGTAACGAAACTACAGTTTCTGAATAAGCATTTCCTGTTGACATCCATCAATAAATTCGGGCAGCTTCATTACCAAGATATTACAACAGGGGAGATGATAGGCAATTACAGAACTGGTCTGGGTCGCTCTGATACAATGGAGGTCAATTCTTACAATAACGTGATTGGTGTTGGTCATTCTGGTGGCACAGTAAGCATGTGGAAGCCTACCAGTGCTGCTCCACTTGTCAAGATGCTGTGTCATCAAGGTCCCGTCACAGCTATGGCATTCCACTCCAATGGGCATCTCATGGCAACGGCTGGAATGGAGAGGAAAATAAAACTGTGGGATTTGAGAAAGTTTGAGGTTCTCCAAACGCTACCGGGCAGCACCAAGACTATGCAGTTCAGTCAGAAAGGTTTGCTTGCTGCCGCCACCGGCTCCTTTGTGCAGGTATTTGGAGATTTATCCGGGTCGCAAGAGTATAGCCGATACATGGGTCATTCGATAGCTAAAGGATACCAAATAAGGAAAGTACAGTTTAGACCTTATGAAGACGTTCTTGCCCTCGGGCATTCAAAAGGTTGGTCTTCTATATTGATTCCTGGATCTGGAGAGCCCAACTTCGACACATGGGTGGCAAACCCCTTTGAAACACGTAAGCAGAGGAACGAGAAGGAAGTGCGGTCCCTTCTCGACAAACTGCCCCCAGAGACCATCATGCTGGACCCGACAAAGATTGGTTCGGTGAAGCCtgctatgaagaaagagatGCCCACTAAGCAAGATAGAGAAGCAGAGATGGAAGCTGCTATAGAAGGTGCCAAGAATACCTCATTCAAGAAGAAAACGAAAGGTAGGAGCAAACCGAGCAAAATGACTAAGAAGAAGCAAGAAGCTATAATGAGAGCCAAGAAACCTTTCTTGGAGAAACAagatgaaaaggtgaaaaagaagagaaagagaATTGAGGAGGAGAATCAATTGCCCAAGTCTCTACAGCGATTCGCGAGGAAGGTACCGGCTTCTTGA
- the LOC131006273 gene encoding non-specific lipid-transfer protein 2-like translates to MAATTKAMCVALIAAVLVAAAAPPAEAAIGCGTVISYLSPCLPYVTNRGPLAGCCGGVKGLFNVAKSTPDLQAVCRCLKSLGGSYNGVNLGKAAGLPQQCGVNIPYKISPSTDCSKVRGT, encoded by the exons ATGGCTGCAACGACCAAGGCAATGTGCGTGGCCCTGATCGCCGCCGTGCTGGTGGCGGCGGCCGCACCGCCTGCCGAGGCGGCGATAGGCTGCGGCACGGTGATCTCATACTTGTCACCGTGCCTCCCATATGTCACCAACAGAGGCCCACTTGCCGGGTGCTGCGGCGGAGTTAAGGGACTGTTCAACGTCGCCAAGTCCACCCCCGACCTCCAGGCGGTGTGCCGCTGCCTGAAATCCCTCGGCGGCTCCTACAACGGCGTCAACTTGGGCAAGGCCGCCGGACTTCCTCAGCAATGCGGTGTTAACATCCCTTACAAGATTAGCCCTTCCACTGACTGCTCTAA GGTGAGGGGAACATGA
- the LOC131006253 gene encoding receptor-like protein 7 — translation MLPKLFFIIISTLISSFIFTTHSYNTQCLHHQKTLLLQLKDELIFDPSISTKLVQWNESDECCKWLGVECDAAGYVVSLQLDYEFISGGIADSSSLFRLVHLQKLNLAYNSFNSSPIPKGIHNLTYLTHLNLSYADFGGQVPAEISSLRRLVSLDISYDFTISVKLEMLVQNLTGLQELYLDHAKVTSPHEKSEWSHIISSYLPNLTTLSLRYCGLSGPLAKPFWQLHSLSILQLDYNNLGTELPDLFANSPSLTTLSLYSCGLKGSIPSTFANLTNLIHVNLAYNFFTGSLSSTLFEGLSNLVYLDLSSNSLSGNIPHSLFALPSLLELHLSYNQFNGTLQLENFPSLANLTRLDLSRNRLSVDVGNLNSTSYGNLQLKELRLSSCNLSRFPNFIKHLDMELVDLSYNRIGGEIPSWIWGTQLQSLNLCFNLLTDLQKPYHIPASLQVLYLDSNQLKGELHLTIPPASQLRSVSLANNSLSGSIPTSFCSATNLGVLDLSRNGLSGSIPPCLLENISELDLSRNNISGSIPDNFPVYCFLSYLNLNNNSLQGKIPKFFKSCQRLMFLNVGNNNINDSFPCMLSSTLRFLVMHSNKFYGEVRCRNSWEDLQILDISSNQFSGNLESINFSSWKTMMIQNDEQFRHGDSDYYSALWRSTRVELILKGINLEFHMPKFYNIDFSNNNFGGEIPNAIGDLTSLHQLNLSHNALNGSIPNSFGKLRNLESLDLSGNRLTGAIPVELAGLTFLSVLNLSYNKLVGDIPNGRQLQTFSADSFIGNPGLCGFNLNISCSDSNGSDHLWPQEDENGEEKSEIEWEYVSVALGYVVGLGIIAWLLLFWRSFRERYFEKIEEVVDKIFYERARRRRHERRIVERRNEIRNRRQH, via the coding sequence ATGCTTCCAAAGCTATTCTTCATCATTATTTCCACACTAATTTCCTCCTTCATTTTCACTACTCATTCATATAATACCCAATGCCTTCACCATCAAAAAACCTTGTTGCTTCAACTCAAGGATGAGCTGATCTTCGATCCTTCTATTTCAACAAAACTTGTGCAATGGAATGAAAGTGATGAGTGCTGCAAGTGGCTCGGTGTGGAATGTGATGCTGCTGGCTACGTCGTCAGTTTGCAGCTCGATTATGAGTTCATTTCTGGTGGAATCGCGGATTCATCGAGTCTCTTCAGACTTGTGCATCTGCAGAAGCTGAATCTAGCCTACAATTCTTTCAACTCCAGTCCCATTCCGAAAGGTATTCACAATCTCACCTATTTGACACACTTGAATTTATCCTATGCTGATTTTGGAGGGCAGGTTCCCGCCGAAATTTCCTCCTTGAGGAGGTTGGTTAGTCTCGATATCTCCTATGATTTTACAATATCTGTGAAACTGGAGATGCTTGTCCAAAATCTAACAGGGCTTCAAGAGCTCTATCTTGATCATGCCAAAGTTACTTCTCCTCATGAGAAGAGTGAATGGAGCCACATTATATCATCATATTTGCCCAACCTCACCACGTTGAGCTTGCGTTACTGTGGTTTGTCGGGCCCTTTAGCTAAGCCCTTTTGGCAactccattccctttccatccTTCAACTAGATTATAACAATCTTGGAACAGAGCTTCCAGACTTGTTCGCCAATTCTCCAAGTTTGACCACTTTGTCTCTTTATAGCTGCGGTTTGAAGGGTTCGATTCCATCCACCTTTGCTAACCTAACCAACCTGATTCATGTCAATCTAGCATATAACTTCTTCACAGGCTCACTTTCTTCTACGCTGTTTGAAGGTCTTTCCAATCTTGTTTATTTAGATTTGTCAAGTAATTCACTCTCTGGTAATATTCCCCACTCTCTGTTTGCTCTCCCTTCATTGTTGGAACTTCATCTTAGCTACAATCAGTTTAACGGCACTTTGCAACTGGAAAACTTTCCAAGTCTTGCCAATCTAACCCGACTTGATCTATCCCGCAATAGATTGTCAGTAGATGTTGGCAACCTCAATTCAACTTCATATGGAAATCTCCAACTAAAAGAGTTGAGACTAAGCTCGTGCAACTTGTCCCGTTTTCCTAATTTCATCAAACATTTGGATATGGAACTAGTGGACCTCTCATACAATCGGATTGGTGGGGAGATACCTAGTTGGATTTGGGGAACACAGCTTCAGTCTTTGAACCTCTGTTTTAATCTTCTAACAGATCTGCAAAAGCCTTACCATATCCCTGCTTCTCTTCAAGTCCTATACTTGGACTCTAACCAGCTCAAGGGTGAGTTGCACCTCACCATTCCACCTGCGTCTCAACTTCGCTCCGTATCTCTTGCTAATAACAGTTTAAGTGGATCGATTCCAACCTCCTTCTGCAGTGCCACCAACCTCGGTGTTCTTGATTTGTCGCGCAATGGATTAAGTGGCAGCATACCCCCTTGCTTACTTGAAAACATTTCAGAGTTAGATCTAAGCCGAAACAACATCAGCGGTAGCATTCCAGATAATTTTCCTGTGTATTGTTTCCTATCATATTTGAATCTTAACAACAATTCTTTACAAGGAAAAATCCCAAAGTTCTTCAAAAGTTGCCAGAGATTGATGTTCTTGAACGTTGGGAACAACAACATCAATGACAGCTTCCCATGCATGCTGTCATCGACGTTGCGCTTTCTTGTTATGCACTCCAACAAATTCTATGGGGAAGTAAGATGTCGCAACAGCTGGGAAGATCTCCAAATTCTAGATATATCTTCCAATCAGTTCAGTGGGAATCTGGAATCGATAAACTTTTCTAGTTGGAAGACAATGATGATACAGAATGATGAACAATTCAGGCACGGCGATTCAGACTATTACTCAGCATTGTGGAGGTCGACAAGAGTCGAATTAATCTTGAAGGGGATAAATTTAGAGTTTCACATGCCAAAGTTTTATAACATTGATTTCTCTAACAATAATTTTGGAGGAGAGATACCAAATGCAATTGGTGATCTTACCTCACTTCATCAGCTCAACCTCTCCCACAATGCCCTCAATGGAAGCATCCCAAACTCATTTGGTAAGTTGAGGAATCTCGAATCACTCGACCTCTCTGGAAACCGACTCACCGGGGCAATACCGGTGGAGCTTGCAGGCCTCACATTCCTTTCAGTCTTGAATCTCTCCTACAATAAGCTGGTTGGAGATATCCCAAATGGGCGTCAGTTACAAACATTTTCAGCTGATTCCTTCATAGGAAATCCGGGGTTGTGCGGTTTCAATCTCAACATAAGCTGCAGTGATAGTAATGGCAGTGATCATTTGTGGCCACAAGAAGATGAAAATGGGGAAGAGAAGAGTGAGATCGAGTGGGAATACGTATCTGTTGCACTTGGATATGTTGTGGGATTAGGAATCATTGCGTGGCTACTTCTATTCTGGCGAAGCTTCAGAGAAAGATATTTCGAGAAAATAGAAGAGGTTGTTGACAAGATTTTCTATGAGAGAGCCAGGAGAAGAAGACATGAAAGAAGAATAGTAGAGAGAAGAAATGAGATTAGGAATAGGAGACAGCACTGA